The Geobacter metallireducens GS-15 region GTTTCCCTGTGGTGTATTTCACCTCCCCCGTTCGCGTAACTATCGGTTTCCACCTCAGGAAGAATAACAACCTCGGGCCACGGTCGGCCAATCAGCTCGTCCACGGGCTTGCGGGCAAGCTCGGTCACGGCGCGGTTACACCGCCTGACCCGACCGGCGGCATCCGCCATGATGACCAAGTCACCGATACAATCAAGGGTGAGCTCCCACTCTTTCTTTCCTTGAGCCACCTGGAGAAAGGCACTTTTGAGCTCCTTGTGCTTCGCGACAAGCTCCTCCCGACTTCTGGCCAGCTCCTCCTCCGCCAGCTTCCGGACCGTCACGTTTTCATGGGCAACAACCACGAGGGGTGGACCATCTCCCGAAAAGCGGGTGACGCGCCCGACAAACCAACATTTCTCTTCGGGGGAATGGCAGGAATATTCCCGGGAAAAAACGGCAGCTTTCCCCTCCAGCACGTTCCGTATCCCTTGGGCAAAGGATTGCGCCGTCTCGGCATCCTCACCGACCGCCGCATCGCAGACAGCCAGATAATTGGCTCCTTCGTTCACATTGTTTGACAGAGGTGGATTGGCCAGGACGAACTCCCGCCACGCTTTGTTGACTGCAACAATGGTTCCCGTGGCGTCCAGAATGGCGATATGGCTCGACAGGGCATCGACCGTGGAACGGGCAAAGCGCTCCGACTCCCTTAGCGCCTCTACCGCTCTCATCCGTTCGGTTATGTCGAGGGAGAAACCGATGTATCCGGCAAAGTTGCCGTCTAGATCATTGAAAGGTCTGCCATTGTCCTCGATCCAGCGGAATTCTCCGTTGCGGTGGAGAAGTCTGTATTCCATGACATAGGCGCTACGGGCGGCGAATGCCTTCGCAAAGCAGTGCTCAACCTCCGGGCGGTCGTCGGGATGGATATCTTCGAGCCAGCCGTCTCCGAGAGCTTCGGCGGATCTCCTACCGGTAAACTCGAACCATGTCCGGTTCAGGTAGTTGCACCGTCCGTCGAGGCCCATCCGCCAAATGAGGGTGGGAAACTCTTCAAAGAGTAAGAGGTGAAAATCCTTGGCCCGCTCCAGTTCCCCCCGCTGCTGCTCGATCTTCCGGACCATGCCATTGAACGCCCGGGCCAGATCGCCAATCTCGTCGGGGGTATCGACGCGTACCAGCCTGTCCGCTCCGTTCTTTTCGGCCATGTCCCTCACGTGCCGGGTCAGGGAAAGGAGGGGGGCCACAACCCTTCCCATTACGAACCAGACAACCATCGCGGAACAAAACATGGCGGCCGCCAACATGATCCCGAAGTAGAACCGGACACGGTAGAGGGAGTCATACGCCTCCTGGAGGGGAAGATGAACCGCGAGAATCCAGCCGGCCGAGGAAAGTCGCTTGAACGATGTGAGGCCGCGCACGCCGCTTGCGTTGGTGTTCTCCACGGTTCCCTCGAAGCCATGGAGGGCCTTTTCGATTCCCTCGTTGGCGCCGACGTGCAGTGTTTCCAGGATCCGGATCCGGTCCGTATGCATGATGAGAGTACGGCGGGAATCGATAACGTACGCGTATCCGTCGCTCCCCACCTTCAAAGCGGTAAGCTCGCCGAGAAAATGCTTTTTGGTGACATCGAGCCGTCCCGCCAGCACCGCGACCAGGCTTCCGGAACGGTCACGGATGGGAGCGGCCACTGTCAGGCAGGGGATCGGCCCGTGGGGCGAAGCACAGGCATTCGACACGGCTTTTCCCCTCACGAGGAGATCAATTTCGTCGGGAGATATTTTCCTCAGGGCAGCATCCCGGGAGGTGGCCGCGACCAGGGTGCCGTCAAGACGGATCACATACATCCCTTGGTCGAAAAATGTCTGGAGTTCCTGCTCGAACTCCAGAAATTCCCGAAGACCGGCCGGATCGTTCACTTCAGCGGGATTGAGGGCTGCCGCGCACTTTGCGATCTTCTCCCTCGCCATGTCGACATTGTCGTCGAAATGGGCAGCCATATACCTGGCCAATGCGAACTGCTCGCTGGAGATCTGCCTCTTTAGCTCGCTGGAAATGTAGATGTAGGCAGGAACAGCCGTCAGCACGAGAAAGCCCGCCACAAGGCAACAGGCGATA contains the following coding sequences:
- a CDS encoding PAS domain S-box protein — translated: MSIKTRMSVIACCLVAGFLVLTAVPAYIYISSELKRQISSEQFALARYMAAHFDDNVDMAREKIAKCAAALNPAEVNDPAGLREFLEFEQELQTFFDQGMYVIRLDGTLVAATSRDAALRKISPDEIDLLVRGKAVSNACASPHGPIPCLTVAAPIRDRSGSLVAVLAGRLDVTKKHFLGELTALKVGSDGYAYVIDSRRTLIMHTDRIRILETLHVGANEGIEKALHGFEGTVENTNASGVRGLTSFKRLSSAGWILAVHLPLQEAYDSLYRVRFYFGIMLAAAMFCSAMVVWFVMGRVVAPLLSLTRHVRDMAEKNGADRLVRVDTPDEIGDLARAFNGMVRKIEQQRGELERAKDFHLLLFEEFPTLIWRMGLDGRCNYLNRTWFEFTGRRSAEALGDGWLEDIHPDDRPEVEHCFAKAFAARSAYVMEYRLLHRNGEFRWIEDNGRPFNDLDGNFAGYIGFSLDITERMRAVEALRESERFARSTVDALSSHIAILDATGTIVAVNKAWREFVLANPPLSNNVNEGANYLAVCDAAVGEDAETAQSFAQGIRNVLEGKAAVFSREYSCHSPEEKCWFVGRVTRFSGDGPPLVVVAHENVTVRKLAEEELARSREELVAKHKELKSAFLQVAQGKKEWELTLDCIGDLVIMADAAGRVRRCNRAVTELARKPVDELIGRPWPEVVILPEVETDSYANGGGEIHHRETNRWFLLTSYPFTGTGTEKGAVITLHDVTEAKRSALELEQANTELKETQSQMLQREKMASIGQLAAGVAHEINNPMGFITSNLGTLRKYGDKLLEFMAFIAEKAESHLDLRKEIEAERRRLKIDYVADDLENLITESLEGAERVRKIVADLKSFSRVDEAEYKVVDLTECLDSTINIVWNELKYKATLKKEYGELPPLRCYPQQLNQVFMNLLVNAAHAIETQGEITVRTRSKEGWVSIAIEDNGCGIPDDVMARIFEPFFTTKEVGRGTGLGLSISYDIVKKHGGEITVTSEQGKGTTFVVRLPSCAAGQG